In one Solanum lycopersicum chromosome 11, SLM_r2.1 genomic region, the following are encoded:
- the LOC101257035 gene encoding AP2-like ethylene-responsive transcription factor AIL1, whose product MASSMNNWLGFSLSPHEEVLTSQQSSHQECFDLLTSHHHQQHHDQSTVVLPSLNVVPHDNTPFGIFEAFNRNHHQSQDWNSHDTNYKTTSNMSMLMGTSCNSQHLENNQEPPKLENFLGIGEQKLQQVCNNNNNNNNNNNYYNIYCSTPNNISENNANNIIGLSMIKNWLRNNPNSTTTTTTTPSSLQDDKKEGDVVGVAGGGGNGNNARSLSLSMSMGGDGGGDNSCSSENNKQEIVSGNNDGQISGAIVVPKKSIDTFGQRTSIYRGVTRHRWTGRYEAHLWDNSCRREGQTRKGRQGGYDKEEKAARAYDLAALKYWGPTTTTNFPISNYEKELEEMKHMTRQEYVASLRRKSSGFSRGASIYRGVTRHHQHGRWQARIGRVAGNKDLYLGTFSTQEEAAEAYDIAAIKFRGLNAVTNFEINRYDVKSILESSTLPIGGAAKRLKDVEQAEIALDYQRASQENIGTTHLMNGSMSAYGAGHCWPNITLQQAQPLSAMHYSNPYNSQQRLWCKQEVQDHDLTSQNFQDFQLGNAHNYLMGLDNSSSSSMEQNNVTYHQGVGYASNNNNHHGGGGFVLPHLNGSSSYGGENDNEVKQLQLGTHENIFGNYYHSQPATSNDSIKVSNTLYDHQESVCNSNNWMSTAVPMALASRTSTAAICHGVAPTFTMWNDS is encoded by the exons atggCTTCTTCAATGAACAATTGGCTTGGATTTTCACTTTCACCACATGAAGAAGTACTCACATCACAACAAAGTTCACATCAAGAATGTTTTGATCTATTGACttctcatcatcatcaacaacatcatgatCAATCAACAGTAGTACTTCCTTCTTTAAATGTTGTACCTCATGATAATACCCcttttggtatttttgaagCTTTCAATAGAAATCATCATCAATCACAAG atTGGAACTCTCATGATACAAACTACAAGACTACATCAAATATGTCAATGTTAATGGGAACTTCATGCAATAGTCAACATCttgaaaataatcaagaacCACCAAAGCTAGAGAACTTTCTTGGTATTGGTGAACAAAAGCTTCAACAAGTTtgcaataacaataacaataacaataacaacaacaactattACAATATCTATTGTAGTACCCCTAATAATATTAGCGAAAATAACGCTAATAATATTATAGGGCTCTCAATGATCAAGAATTGGTTGAGGAACAACCCTAACTCCACTACCACCACCACTACTACCCCGTCATCATTACAAGATGATAAGAAGGAGGGTGATGTTGTGGGGGTAGCCGGTGGTGGTGGTAATGGTAATAATGCACGATCGTTGTCACTTTCTATGAGCATGGGTGGTGATGGAGGTGGAGATAATAGTTGTTCGTCCGAAAATAACAAACAAGAGATTGTGAGTGGAAATAATGATGGACAAATAAGTGGTGCAATTGTAGTACCAAAGAAATCTATTGACACTTTTGGTCAAAGAACTTCAATCTATCGCGGTGTTACAAG gcatAGGTGGACTGGGAGATATGAAGCACATTTGTGGGATAATAGTTGTAGAAGAGAGGGACAAACTAGAAAAGGAAGGCAAG GAGGATATGATAAGGAGGAAAAAGCAGCTCGTGCTTATGATTTAGCTGCACTTAAGTATTGGGGTCCCACAACTACCACTAATTTCCCA attAGCAACTATGAGAAAGAGCTTGAAGAAATGAAGCATATGACTAGGCAGGAATATGTTGCATCTTTAAGAag GAAGAGCAGTGGTTTCTCTCGTGGTGCATCGATTTATCGAGGTGTTACAAG GCATCATCAGCATGGAAGATGGCAAGCAAGAATTGGTAGAGTTGCTGGAAACAAGGATCTTTATCTTGGCACCTTTA gTACACAAGAAGAAGCTGCTGAGGCTTATGACATTGCAGCAATCAAATTCCGTGGACTAAATGCCGTAACAAATTTTGAGATTAATCGATACGACGTTAAAAGTATACTAGAAAGCAGCACGTTGCCCATCGGAGGGGCTGCTAAACGTCTCAAGGACGTTGAGCAAGCTGAAATCGCGTTGGATTATCAGAGAGCAAGTCAAGAAAATATTGGTACTACTCATCTTATGAATGGTTCAATGAGTGCCTATGGCGCGGGCCATTGTTGGCCCAACATCACTCTTCAACAAGCTCAACCTTTAAGCGCGATGCATTATAGTAACCCTTATAATAGTCAACAAAGGTTGTGGTGCAAACAGGAAGTACAAGATCATGATTTGACTAGTCAAAATTTTCAAGACTTTCAATTGGGAAACGCGCATAATTATCTGATGGGATTGGATAATTCTTCTTCATCGTCAATGGAACAAAATAACGTTACGTATCATCAAGGTGTTGGATATGCgagtaacaataataatcatcatGGTGGTGGTGGATTTGTGTTGCCTCATTTGAACGGATCATCATCATATGGTGGAGAAAATGATAATGAAGTGAAGCAATTACAACTTGGTACTCATGAGAACATATTTGGTAATTACTACCATTCGCAACCAGCAACATCTAACGACTCAATCAAGGTCAGTAACACTCTATATGATCATCAAGAATCTGTATGCAACAGTAATAACTGGATGTCAACAGCTGTTCCTATGGCTCTTGCTTCGAGGACTAGCACCGCGGCGATTTGCCATGGTGTGGCCCCCACTTTCACTATGTGGAATGACTCATAG